The window CGATATGGATGTGGTGAATTCCCAAACGGGAGCATGGGGAAGTAAAGGAGTAGATGTATTTGTAGTATCCGGTGATACCACAATGCCATTTCTATATCCCGGATGTACCGCAGATCTTTATCTGAGAAAACCTGATTCCAGCAAAACAGGATATTTCACAAAATTGATGATGACAGAGGTTACCCATGAGATTGATACCTTAGGACATTATAAAGGAAGCTTTGAAGCCATTGCTTCTGATACAGGATTCATCCCGAAACCAGAATTTACAACCCCTTTTGCAGAAACACAGCCAGCTGTAGTAATTTCCAACGATGATCCTTTGGGACAGGGCCGTGTAAAAGTAAAATTCCTGTGGCAGCTTAATGAAACAACAGACTTTATCAGGGTAATGAGCCCGGATGCAGGAGGAACAGATCAGATTACCCAAAACAGAGGCTATGTAGCTATTCCGGAAGTGGGAGACCAGGTAATGGTAGGATTTGTACACAACCATCCGGACCGTCCTTTCGTGATGGGTGGAATGTTTCATGGCGGGGTTGCCCTTGGCGGTGGTGTGAATAACCATTTAAAATCTATTCAGACCAGAAGCGGTATCCGCATTCTGATGAATGATGCTGAAGGAAGCGTAAATATTGTAGACCCAAGCGGAAACAACTATTTCATGGATGGCAAAGGAAACATCACAGTATCTGCACCTAATGATATCAACTTCAATGCAGGAGGAAATCTCAATATCAATGTTGGACAAAATATGTCTACCAGTGTTGGAATGAATAAAACAGATACGGTAACGATGAATCATAGTGAAAGTGTGGGGATGATAAAAACCTCTTCAGTGATAGGAGATTCCCAGGTTTTCATCACAGGAAAACTCACTGAATTTATAGAAGGAGACGTACACAGCGAAGTAAAACAGGAACGTAATGAAATTTCAAGAAAAGAAATGAATTTCAGTACAGAAGAAAATTTTACAAGCCATACAAAAAGTTCGATCTTTATGAATAGCGGCGAAAAAGGTCATAATCACTAATACTTTTCCTATGAGCAGAACAAGAATTGTCAACGGGAAATACACCAAGGTAACCGAAAAAGGGTATAACCTGTACTCTGGAGGAAATACCAATATCAATGCATTAGGTTTGAATAATCTGAATGCCGATAAAGATATTAATCACGGCTCCGTGGTGGAAAAAGCTCCGGCGTATCAGCCTAAAGATTCTGTAAATGTTTTTATCGGGATGTTTTTTGATGGCACCGGCAATAACAGGTATAATTCTGATAAAACCTATTACAGTAAGATCAACTCCGGGGAAACCTATTATAAAAATGATACCGTTCCCCAGGAATATTATGAAACCATTAAAGATCCCCAAACCGGAAAGCAGAAAAAGATTAAAATCTCAGACCGTGACAGTTACTGGAATCCGTATTCCAACGTTGCCAAACTGTTTGATCTTTATAAAGAGAAAAAGAATCCAAGTGAAGATGCAAAAGGAAGTGAAGACGCTCATCCAGAGTATGGAAACTATTCTATTTTAAAACAATATGTAGAAGGCATAGGAACGAAACAGGATAAGGAAGACGATATTGCAGGTTCCTGTGCAGGAAGAGGAGACTGGGGTGTGATTGGCAGAGTAGAGGAAGGAATTAAAAATGTTATAGCCAATGAATTTACTAATATTCCTAAAGATAAGAAGATCAATAAGATTGTATTTGATGTTTTCGGATTCAGCAGGGGAGCAGCTGCGGCAAGGCATTTCTGTAATGAAGTAAAAAAATCGGTAAAATATGATACTGTAATGCGGGATGAAATGGATATCAAAATGGGACGTCCTAAGATATCTTATGTCTCTGTACATGCAGGTGGCCTTTTTGGGAAAAGATTGGCAAAGGCGGGATATAAGCCTGTTGGAGACACTTTTTCCATAGAAATCCGTTTTCTGGGGGGTATTTGATACCGTAATTTCTGATATGGTGGTGAAAGAAAATATTGGCTATAAAGTTGCGGGTGCTTTGATTACAAATCCTTTAACTGTTCCTTATAGTATTGCTGCTTTTCTGGGACAGGCTTCACTTCAGGATATCAAAACAAAAGTATCAGGATTGGGGATCAAAAAGATCTTCCATATTACCGCCCATAATGAATGGCGGAAAAATTTTGCGTTAACTCCCACAGAAGAAGGGTATACAATATCAATGCTGGGCGCCCATTCGGATATAGGAGGCGGCTATGCCCATCTGGATAAATATACTGCTGTTTTGGATTATTTTGATGTGAAAGTAGGGGACGATAAAATCCTTAAGGAAAAAGAAAAAATAAGACAGTTTTATATCAACCAGCGCATCTCTACAGAAAAAGAAATTGTATTTAGAAATACATATGATCATGTAAAAGAAACAACAGTAACGAGTGCAGGAGTGGGAACACGGGAGATCAAAGCAGAGCCGGATTTCCCGGATAAAGAAAAAAACTGTATCCACAAGTCCATATTTTCGAATATTCCAAACCAAAGAATCAGACCATTATATTCTGGAAGATTCCCGGTATATTTCTAATAAATACAGTTTAGTAGCAATGAATATGATGCTGCAAAAAGCAATTGATAACAAAGTTCCTTTTTATGATGATTATAATAAATCACCAGATGTAAAGAAAAAATTTGAATATGAAATTCCAGATACGGATAAATATAAAGTTTTGAAGCAATATATGGATCTGATGTTGGAAGAAAGTAAAAAAGAAGGGGTTGGAAATTATACAATACCTTCAGAAATATATCAGCATATCTCTAACCATTATATTCATCTTTCCGCTAACTTTGGAGGACTGGCTGCGTTAGGTGTAAAAACAGGAGATCATCATATTCTGGAAAGTGTAGGTTTTGTTAACCAACCAGTAGCACCTGGAGTCGATAAAGATGGTAATATTTATTATGAAAGAGAAAAATGGTATCCCTAGATAAGAGCGTATGATAACAAAAAATAAAATTAAAAGTATAACATTATTGTTACCAAACTTATTATTAATATTAAGCTGTGGACCTAAAGATAAATTTGAATGGAATGCGGGAATTTCTGCTCCAAAAAATTATATATCAGGAGGCCCGTTTGTGGAATATTTTTATCAAGGAAAGGGGGTAGCGGGTACATCTGCCAATGTAGGAATAAATCCTGGTTGGGGAATGACAAGTGGTGGCTATACAGGAGGTGAAATATTTAAACCTGTTCCTGATAGTATTTCTGTTAGCTGGCGCTGTGGCCTTGATTTGATTGAATATAAAGTTGGGGCAAAACTTCCAAGGGAAAAAATGTTGGAACTATTTAAAAAAGGAAAAGAGATTAAAGGAGAAAAAGAGAATTATAGTCAAATCGTTACAGGTATGGCTCCTGGAGGTAATATAACAGTCTGGCTCTCTGGTTCATTTGGAAATGAAGAAATTACTAAAATAAGAGCAAAACGTGTAGGAGAGACTAATAAAGATGATCCTAACTCAATAACTCTTTGGACATCAACAGGAAGTGAAGCAAAAGATATTTTAAAATATACCTATCTTCATGGTATTCCCTATTCAGTTTGGGAAAAAGGAGAAAAAACATACAAATATGATATAGGCTTTAGCAGTGAAGAAGATTATAAATATTCAATCACTTATTACTCAAAAGATGGAAGTGTCTATTTTTTAGATTCTACACCTTATTTTTTAAAATGGTCAAATCGTTTTATTAGTTATCCAAAAAATCCTGATCCAGGACATCTGCTAAAACTCCCTGTACAGATGGATTTGATCTGGCATTCTTATGATAAAGAATCACGTTGGTTTGAAGGGAGTGTAGCTTTACCACAAAACCTTCAGGCAACATTTGAAAAAGGCCATTATGATCGAATGATTGTGACAATCCCTAAAGATACAGGAGGTGATTTTGTTGAAGGGGTTATCTATTTTGTAAACAAACAGAAGCAGGATCAGGTAATGCGTTTTCGTTTAGGAAGATTTGATGATGAACAGAAAAAGCTGCTGTCACCTAAATACACTCTTCCCAAAGGATTTATCGTTCCGAAATGGGAAGGCAGAATTCCTCTTCAAAAGCCAACAGATTTAGAATATTGGCAGGAAGAATAAGGTAGTATTTTCAAAATATGACTTTTGCTGGTAGCAGCATAAGGAAATACTTTCCCCACCAATACCAAAAAATCAATACATTTGAATAGATAAAAAAATGATGGATCCTATTCTCAATGTTGCGGTTCGTTCCCTTTGCGTCTACCTTTTTATGGTAATCGCGATCCGTTTGTTTGGTAAAAACCAGTTATCTCAGCTTAATGCAGGAGATGTTGTTCTGTTGTTGCTGATCTCGAATGCCGTTCAGAATGCAATGGTAGGACCGGATACTTCGCTGCAGGGCGGTATTGTGGCCGCTTTGGTTTTATTTGCCGCTAACTTCATTCTGAAAAGGCTCATGTTTTC of the Chryseobacterium capnotolerans genome contains:
- a CDS encoding type VI secretion system Vgr family protein, which gives rise to MRYFLYLSLLYQNNTNIRHEKNTVSERVSFTDGYRAPDNAQAVKENNTAGINRIVKLSAVINGEIISSFKHFKLKQSAVTHHEFELTLAHDALSEKQGHQLEQANAFLGKRLTIKIAYKDFETQNSPERVFVGIITKVGFSQEAHSLGNIVLKGFSPTILLDGSPHTQSFGGSQPVNTGIIADEVIKQGIDPFWYDFRVNAKASSQIVYSSQYNETHYNYLCRLAEAYGEQFFYDGEVLHFGNMPAPAAPLELISGSNASNIHTELRAIHTQPGYYGYNSSKNTMLTSGETPLKHIGSLAQTAYSNNEDIFKTPSLQPAPIRAATDMDVVNSQTGAWGSKGVDVFVVSGDTTMPFLYPGCTADLYLRKPDSSKTGYFTKLMMTEVTHEIDTLGHYKGSFEAIASDTGFIPKPEFTTPFAETQPAVVISNDDPLGQGRVKVKFLWQLNETTDFIRVMSPDAGGTDQITQNRGYVAIPEVGDQVMVGFVHNHPDRPFVMGGMFHGGVALGGGVNNHLKSIQTRSGIRILMNDAEGSVNIVDPSGNNYFMDGKGNITVSAPNDINFNAGGNLNINVGQNMSTSVGMNKTDTVTMNHSESVGMIKTSSVIGDSQVFITGKLTEFIEGDVHSEVKQERNEISRKEMNFSTEENFTSHTKSSIFMNSGEKGHNH
- a CDS encoding DUF2931 family protein, with the translated sequence MITKNKIKSITLLLPNLLLILSCGPKDKFEWNAGISAPKNYISGGPFVEYFYQGKGVAGTSANVGINPGWGMTSGGYTGGEIFKPVPDSISVSWRCGLDLIEYKVGAKLPREKMLELFKKGKEIKGEKENYSQIVTGMAPGGNITVWLSGSFGNEEITKIRAKRVGETNKDDPNSITLWTSTGSEAKDILKYTYLHGIPYSVWEKGEKTYKYDIGFSSEEDYKYSITYYSKDGSVYFLDSTPYFLKWSNRFISYPKNPDPGHLLKLPVQMDLIWHSYDKESRWFEGSVALPQNLQATFEKGHYDRMIVTIPKDTGGDFVEGVIYFVNKQKQDQVMRFRLGRFDDEQKKLLSPKYTLPKGFIVPKWEGRIPLQKPTDLEYWQEE
- a CDS encoding DUF2235 domain-containing protein, which codes for MSRTRIVNGKYTKVTEKGYNLYSGGNTNINALGLNNLNADKDINHGSVVEKAPAYQPKDSVNVFIGMFFDGTGNNRYNSDKTYYSKINSGETYYKNDTVPQEYYETIKDPQTGKQKKIKISDRDSYWNPYSNVAKLFDLYKEKKNPSEDAKGSEDAHPEYGNYSILKQYVEGIGTKQDKEDDIAGSCAGRGDWGVIGRVEEGIKNVIANEFTNIPKDKKINKIVFDVFGFSRGAAAARHFCNEVKKSVKYDTVMRDEMDIKMGRPKISYVSVHAGGLFGKRLAKAGYKPVGDTFSIEIRFLGGI